From Cellulosimicrobium sp. ES-005, one genomic window encodes:
- a CDS encoding GtrA family protein, whose product MRTVLGHSAFRYLLVGGFAFLLDLGLLALSYRVLGAPLWLATAVGFWGSFAFNFTLQRRYAFGGAMPTGPALWRYGVLLAVNSLANIAVVGLFEHLGWGYAVGKVAVTVAQTVWNYFAYRYWVFGGRAAPAAPGDDRAGPQVPVEHDRKES is encoded by the coding sequence GTGCGGACAGTGCTCGGGCACTCGGCGTTCCGCTACCTGCTGGTGGGCGGCTTCGCCTTCCTCCTCGACCTCGGGCTGCTCGCCCTGAGCTACCGGGTGCTCGGTGCGCCGCTGTGGCTCGCGACGGCGGTCGGGTTCTGGGGCAGCTTCGCGTTCAACTTCACGCTCCAGCGGCGCTATGCCTTCGGCGGTGCCATGCCGACGGGGCCCGCGTTGTGGCGGTACGGCGTCCTCCTGGCGGTGAACTCGCTCGCGAACATCGCGGTGGTCGGTCTCTTCGAGCACCTCGGTTGGGGCTATGCCGTCGGCAAGGTCGCGGTCACCGTCGCACAGACCGTCTGGAACTACTTCGCCTACCGCTACTGGGTCTTCGGCGGGCGCGCGGCACCCGCCGCACCCGGCGACGACCGAGCCGGGCCTCAGGTGCCCGTCGAGCACGACCGCAAGGAGAGCTGA
- a CDS encoding SpoIID/LytB domain-containing protein, whose translation MGARKRMTASLLTAVLVGTSFVTQSVVARADTLTQERVVLGTGTTVTVAGRGFGHGRGMSQWGARAAASQGVGYQQILDAYYPGTARVTQPASTISVLISGDTDNDVRILAVPGMTASDAVSTGTPISFGGVTPQQWRIVRGSGGFVLHGLVGGTWRQWSQGASPGFLSIAAPSGFIRLIRPDGTQTDYRGTVRAVPSGASPGQQTVNVVGLEDYLRSVVPAESPSSWPADALRAQAVAARTYASYDRAHRSGSWQTCDTTACQVYPGHKSFTSAGVETRHHEAASTDAAVAATSGQVRHYGGSLAFTQFGSSNGGWSAAGSFPYLPSRPDPWDAQGNPVHAWSVSLRAADVGARYPQIGSPRSIDVMSRTGDGEWGGRVVRVVVTGSAGSVTLTGAQFRSAFGLRSDWWKLTGTSRLDSDSTNDGRVDVLGQRADGSLTAYLGDGDGRFVGSRPAGHDWQTMRLAVRANDLDRDGRDDVLAVDQAGRLWRYPTTAAGTLGARVQAGHGWGSMRFLVAPGDVGRDGSADLLAVDTSGRMWLYPGLGDGRLASAVLVGGGWDVISWVGGGGDWDGDGWSDLLAVDAAGRLLLYRGDGAGGFSPVQIGSGWQGMRLLTPVADFGRDGIPDLLAADAAGRFYLYPWTGTRFAARMQVGSGWNGITRTF comes from the coding sequence ATGGGGGCACGGAAGAGGATGACGGCGTCGCTCCTGACGGCCGTCCTGGTCGGGACGTCGTTCGTCACGCAGTCCGTCGTCGCACGCGCAGACACGCTCACCCAGGAACGGGTGGTTCTCGGCACCGGCACGACCGTCACGGTCGCGGGGCGGGGCTTCGGTCACGGCCGCGGGATGTCGCAGTGGGGGGCACGCGCGGCCGCTTCGCAGGGGGTGGGCTACCAGCAGATCCTGGACGCGTACTACCCCGGTACGGCCCGGGTCACCCAGCCCGCGAGCACGATCAGCGTCCTCATCAGCGGAGACACGGACAACGACGTCCGCATCCTCGCGGTCCCGGGCATGACGGCGAGCGACGCGGTCTCGACCGGCACCCCGATCAGCTTCGGCGGCGTGACACCGCAGCAGTGGCGCATCGTCCGAGGGTCCGGCGGGTTCGTGCTGCACGGGCTCGTCGGCGGGACCTGGAGACAGTGGTCGCAGGGTGCCTCCCCCGGCTTCCTGAGCATCGCCGCGCCGTCGGGGTTCATCCGTCTGATCAGGCCCGACGGCACGCAGACGGACTACCGCGGCACGGTCCGAGCCGTCCCCTCCGGGGCGAGCCCCGGGCAGCAGACCGTCAACGTGGTGGGCCTCGAGGACTACCTGCGCTCCGTCGTGCCGGCGGAGTCGCCGTCGAGCTGGCCGGCGGACGCGCTGCGGGCGCAGGCCGTCGCCGCGCGCACCTACGCGTCGTACGACCGCGCGCACCGGTCGGGCTCGTGGCAGACGTGCGACACCACCGCCTGCCAGGTCTATCCCGGGCACAAGAGCTTCACCTCGGCGGGGGTCGAGACGCGCCACCACGAGGCGGCCTCGACGGACGCCGCCGTCGCCGCGACCTCGGGGCAGGTGCGTCACTACGGCGGCAGCCTCGCCTTCACCCAGTTCGGCTCGTCGAACGGCGGCTGGAGCGCGGCCGGGTCCTTCCCCTACCTCCCGTCCCGACCGGACCCGTGGGACGCACAGGGCAACCCGGTGCACGCGTGGAGCGTCTCGCTCCGAGCCGCGGACGTCGGCGCGCGGTACCCGCAGATCGGCTCGCCCCGCAGCATCGACGTCATGTCGCGTACCGGCGACGGCGAGTGGGGCGGGCGCGTGGTCCGGGTCGTCGTCACCGGCTCGGCAGGCTCCGTCACGCTCACGGGCGCGCAGTTCCGCAGCGCCTTCGGTCTGCGCTCCGACTGGTGGAAGCTCACCGGCACGAGCCGGCTCGACAGCGACTCCACCAACGACGGGCGCGTAGACGTCCTCGGCCAGCGGGCGGACGGCAGTCTGACGGCATACCTCGGGGACGGGGACGGCCGGTTCGTCGGCAGCCGCCCGGCGGGCCACGACTGGCAGACGATGCGGCTCGCGGTCCGCGCCAACGATCTCGATCGCGACGGGCGCGACGACGTCCTCGCCGTCGACCAGGCCGGGCGCCTGTGGCGCTACCCGACGACGGCGGCCGGGACGCTCGGCGCCCGTGTCCAGGCGGGCCATGGCTGGGGCTCCATGCGGTTCCTCGTCGCCCCCGGGGACGTCGGGCGCGACGGGTCGGCCGACCTCCTGGCGGTCGACACGTCGGGCCGGATGTGGCTCTACCCCGGTCTGGGCGACGGGAGGCTCGCGAGCGCCGTGCTCGTGGGCGGCGGCTGGGACGTCATCTCGTGGGTCGGCGGCGGCGGTGACTGGGACGGCGACGGCTGGTCGGACCTGCTGGCGGTCGACGCCGCCGGCCGGCTCCTGCTCTACCGCGGCGACGGGGCGGGCGGGTTCAGCCCGGTGCAGATCGGCTCCGGGTGGCAGGGCATGCGGCTCCTCACCCCGGTGGCCGACTTCGGCCGGGACGGGATCCCCGACCTCCTCGCGGCCGACGCCGCCGGCCGGTTCTACCTCTATCCGTGGACCGGCACGCGGTTCGCCGCCCGGATGCAGGTGGGCTCCGGGTGGAACGGCATCACGAGGACGTTCTGA
- a CDS encoding glycosyltransferase family 2 protein: protein MYKGARIAAVVPAYREEAMIATVVTTMPDFVDDIVIVDDCSPDGTSDVVKALDDPRVTLVRHEVNKGVGGAIITGHRTAMGLGSDVNVVMAGDAQMDPDYLPDLLDPVTSGGYGFAKANRFFRPDSYTGMPRYRVFGNIVLSFLTKFASGYWHLFDPQNGYTAIRTSVLEKLALDRVAERYSFENDLLIHLNVAGTAAVDVPIPAVYGAEVSSIRLGKVVPELLSLLFRGYWYRIWYRYVLWSFSAVALLLFSGLLLTLFGVVAGVWIIAATWDSPPATAGTVLLAVTPFVLGVQMLVSSLQLDIQESPDTPTLAPFDEG, encoded by the coding sequence ATGTACAAGGGTGCGCGGATCGCCGCCGTCGTGCCGGCCTACCGTGAGGAGGCCATGATCGCGACGGTCGTCACCACGATGCCGGACTTCGTCGACGACATCGTCATCGTGGACGACTGCAGCCCCGACGGGACCTCCGACGTCGTCAAGGCGCTGGACGACCCGCGCGTGACGCTCGTGCGCCACGAGGTGAACAAGGGCGTCGGCGGGGCGATCATCACCGGGCACCGCACCGCGATGGGGCTGGGCTCGGACGTCAACGTCGTCATGGCCGGCGACGCCCAGATGGACCCGGACTACCTTCCCGACCTCTTGGACCCGGTGACGTCCGGCGGCTACGGCTTCGCGAAGGCGAACCGGTTCTTCCGCCCGGACTCGTACACGGGCATGCCCCGATATCGCGTGTTCGGGAACATCGTGCTCTCGTTCCTCACGAAGTTCGCGTCGGGGTACTGGCACCTCTTCGACCCGCAGAACGGGTACACGGCCATCCGGACGTCCGTGCTGGAGAAGCTCGCGCTCGACCGCGTCGCGGAGCGCTACAGCTTCGAGAACGACCTGCTCATCCACCTGAACGTGGCCGGCACCGCGGCGGTCGACGTCCCGATCCCCGCCGTGTACGGCGCCGAGGTGTCGAGCATCCGTCTGGGCAAGGTCGTCCCCGAGCTGCTCAGCCTGCTCTTCCGCGGGTACTGGTACCGGATCTGGTACCGGTACGTCCTCTGGTCGTTCTCCGCCGTCGCGCTGCTGCTGTTCTCGGGCCTCCTCCTCACGCTCTTCGGCGTCGTCGCCGGGGTCTGGATCATCGCCGCGACCTGGGACTCGCCGCCGGCCACGGCCGGGACGGTCCTCCTCGCGGTCACCCCGTTCGTGCTCGGCGTCCAGATGCTCGTGTCGTCGTTGCAGCTCGACATCCAGGAGAGCCCCGACACCCCGACGCTCGCACCGTTCGACGAGGGCTGA
- a CDS encoding FG-GAP-like repeat-containing protein, translating to MISATTGVSTMAKRWTTVLTVLAVTVTSAVTGSTTAVAAGPATRAATSVAPRVAPAPPAVPAPVAPEIDETPLEPVDASGDAPTASVPSEAGAAEGPGEQVLPEVPADDTPSPEGTWSATSPATGATTVVGVTWDLGSAGDDVVVEVRSRTGTVWTGWSDVHAEDAEPTGGAGEQRDGTEPLFVGDVDEVEARILPGTGPTPVDPVLVVVDPGADSGTAGGGAGGAGGLGRSTTAGLATPAAAPAAALPTATTRPAIYSRAQWGADERLMTWTPQTGNVVGAVVHHTAGSNDYTADQVPALIRGIYAYHAQSRGWGDIGYNFLVDKYGRIWEGRAGGIDRGIVGAHASGVNSQRFGVSVMGNFDAAQVSGAAVDAVSSVIAWKLDIHGVRGAGGSIVVGHRDVGQTSCPGATLYAALPQIRSLAAARQGPVHDRSLRRDLGLDGYPDLVSRTATGVSMLTATASGWGQTRTVGSGWPGSRVIAPGDWNGDGSPDLMIVDPASGDLWLYPGTANGGWAAKQRIGVGWGVANLIVGGHDWNGDDTTDLLMRRHDGTLWLYPGNGRGGFGTPRQVGTGWNAMSSIAMVGDLGNGRPALVARTGGNLYTYTGDGRGGFASGRTFVGSGWDVMTTIVGPGDLNDDGLPDVVARDVQGNLWRYVGDGAGRLLGRSQIGHQWQGFTAVHPAGRAGRGEDFFAVGADGALHRYSYLGGAGFTRAVGTGISGSAVAEAIAPGDWNGDGRPDLMTRRSNGDLFLHAGTATGSFATSGTRVGTGWEVMTQVIGAGDWLGTGVPGLLAFQRGTGQIWLYPGDGRGGFGTRVLIAQGAQFLDRIVSAGHWRGGAAPDLVAREAGTGRLLLYPGNGGARLGAASVIGTGWDVMSSIVGAGDVDGDGRPDLVATRSDRSIVLYPGNGSGGFRTWRTIATAPSGASVS from the coding sequence GTGATCTCTGCGACGACCGGGGTGAGCACGATGGCCAAGAGGTGGACGACCGTCCTGACGGTGCTGGCGGTGACCGTGACGTCGGCGGTGACGGGCAGCACCACCGCCGTGGCGGCCGGCCCCGCGACACGGGCCGCGACCTCTGTGGCTCCACGCGTCGCACCCGCCCCGCCGGCCGTGCCCGCACCGGTCGCCCCCGAGATCGACGAGACACCGCTCGAACCCGTCGACGCGTCCGGAGACGCCCCCACGGCGTCGGTGCCGTCGGAAGCGGGCGCTGCCGAGGGGCCCGGTGAGCAGGTGCTCCCCGAGGTCCCGGCCGACGACACGCCGAGCCCGGAGGGGACCTGGTCCGCGACCAGCCCGGCGACCGGTGCGACGACCGTCGTCGGCGTCACCTGGGACCTCGGGTCGGCAGGGGACGACGTCGTCGTCGAGGTGCGTTCACGTACCGGGACCGTCTGGACCGGGTGGAGCGACGTCCACGCGGAGGACGCCGAGCCGACCGGGGGCGCCGGGGAGCAGCGCGACGGTACCGAGCCGCTGTTCGTCGGGGACGTCGACGAGGTCGAGGCGCGGATCCTTCCCGGGACCGGGCCGACGCCCGTCGACCCGGTCCTGGTCGTGGTCGACCCCGGCGCGGACTCGGGGACCGCGGGAGGGGGAGCCGGCGGTGCGGGCGGGCTCGGTCGGTCCACGACCGCCGGGCTCGCGACTCCCGCCGCCGCACCGGCGGCCGCGCTGCCGACCGCCACGACCCGTCCGGCGATCTACTCGCGCGCCCAGTGGGGTGCCGACGAGCGGCTGATGACGTGGACGCCCCAGACCGGCAACGTCGTCGGCGCGGTCGTGCACCACACGGCCGGGTCGAACGACTACACCGCGGACCAGGTCCCGGCACTCATCCGGGGCATCTACGCGTACCACGCGCAGTCCCGCGGTTGGGGCGACATCGGGTACAACTTCCTCGTCGACAAGTACGGGCGCATCTGGGAAGGGCGCGCCGGAGGGATCGACCGGGGGATCGTCGGTGCGCACGCGTCCGGGGTCAACTCCCAGCGCTTCGGCGTCTCCGTGATGGGGAACTTCGACGCCGCGCAGGTCTCGGGGGCGGCCGTCGACGCCGTGTCCTCGGTCATCGCGTGGAAGCTCGACATCCACGGCGTTCGCGGAGCGGGCGGGAGCATCGTCGTCGGGCACCGGGACGTGGGCCAGACGTCGTGCCCCGGGGCCACGCTCTACGCGGCGCTCCCGCAGATCCGCTCCCTCGCGGCGGCGCGTCAGGGTCCCGTGCACGACCGTTCCCTCCGGAGGGACCTCGGGCTCGACGGCTACCCGGACCTCGTGTCGCGCACCGCGACCGGGGTCTCGATGCTCACGGCCACGGCCTCGGGGTGGGGGCAGACCCGGACGGTCGGTTCCGGCTGGCCCGGTTCCCGGGTGATCGCCCCCGGTGACTGGAACGGGGACGGTTCCCCGGACCTCATGATCGTCGACCCGGCGTCCGGAGACCTGTGGCTGTACCCGGGCACCGCGAACGGCGGCTGGGCCGCGAAGCAGAGGATCGGGGTCGGCTGGGGCGTCGCGAACCTGATCGTCGGCGGGCACGACTGGAACGGCGACGACACGACGGACCTCCTCATGAGGCGGCACGACGGGACGCTCTGGCTCTACCCCGGCAACGGGCGCGGCGGCTTCGGCACACCGCGGCAGGTGGGCACCGGCTGGAACGCGATGAGCTCGATCGCCATGGTGGGGGACCTCGGCAACGGGCGCCCGGCGCTCGTCGCGCGGACCGGCGGCAACCTCTACACGTACACGGGTGACGGGCGCGGCGGGTTCGCCAGCGGTCGGACGTTCGTCGGGTCCGGCTGGGACGTGATGACGACCATCGTCGGCCCGGGAGACCTCAACGACGACGGCCTGCCCGACGTCGTGGCACGGGACGTCCAGGGGAATCTGTGGCGCTACGTCGGGGACGGTGCCGGACGGCTGCTCGGACGGTCGCAGATCGGGCACCAGTGGCAGGGGTTCACCGCGGTGCACCCCGCCGGTCGTGCAGGTCGGGGCGAGGACTTCTTCGCGGTGGGTGCAGACGGCGCGCTGCACCGCTACTCCTATCTCGGTGGCGCGGGCTTCACGCGGGCCGTGGGCACCGGCATCTCCGGTTCGGCCGTCGCCGAGGCCATCGCTCCCGGAGACTGGAACGGTGACGGTCGGCCCGACCTCATGACCCGCCGGAGCAACGGCGACCTGTTCCTCCACGCCGGCACGGCGACCGGCAGCTTCGCGACGTCCGGGACGCGCGTCGGGACGGGCTGGGAGGTCATGACCCAGGTGATCGGAGCGGGCGACTGGCTCGGGACGGGCGTCCCGGGTCTGCTTGCCTTCCAACGGGGCACGGGGCAGATCTGGCTGTACCCGGGGGACGGCCGGGGCGGGTTCGGGACCCGCGTCCTGATCGCCCAGGGCGCACAGTTCCTCGACCGGATCGTCTCGGCGGGCCACTGGCGCGGCGGTGCGGCGCCGGACCTCGTCGCGCGCGAGGCCGGCACCGGGCGGCTCCTGCTCTACCCGGGCAACGGCGGCGCACGGCTCGGGGCGGCCTCGGTGATCGGGACCGGGTGGGACGTCATGTCGAGCATCGTGGGTGCGGGCGACGTGGACGGCGACGGGCGACCCGACCTGGTCGCCACGCGCTCGGACAGGTCGATCGTCCTGTACCCGGGCAACGGGTCGGGAGGGTTCCGGACGTGGCGGACGATCGCCACGGCCCCGTCGGGCGCTTCCGTCTCGTGA